One Streptomyces drozdowiczii DNA segment encodes these proteins:
- a CDS encoding Imm10 family immunity protein, whose protein sequence is MTYRFTARTARTEIDPDGYFTEAALAERVDGSGFILMFMAGEDDPDDQEIALGMDTHCLVTAGQGTAYGCVREAVLAGNVLHVSLDPGALDDLRLEDSEIEAVIEAPAEDIVQFREVLAQVLNYGRADAVPSRLAV, encoded by the coding sequence ATGACGTACCGATTCACCGCCCGTACCGCCAGAACCGAGATTGATCCCGACGGCTACTTCACTGAAGCTGCGCTTGCCGAGCGAGTGGATGGCAGCGGCTTCATCCTGATGTTCATGGCGGGTGAGGACGATCCGGACGACCAGGAGATCGCTCTGGGGATGGACACGCACTGCCTGGTCACAGCTGGCCAGGGGACCGCGTACGGATGTGTGCGTGAAGCCGTTCTGGCGGGCAACGTCCTGCACGTCTCACTGGACCCTGGCGCTCTGGATGACCTGCGATTGGAGGACAGCGAGATCGAGGCCGTCATCGAAGCACCAGCCGAAGACATCGTCCAGTTCCGCGAAGTCCTTGCCCAGGTGCTCAACTACGGCCGTGCAGACGCAGTGCCCAGCCGCCTCGCCGTCTGA
- a CDS encoding nuclear transport factor 2 family protein codes for MPHPETARVRTPREALAAYHQAMLDKSADGLADLYAADAVHEFPFTAPGFPPRYEGREAVRTGYRAVWGASPVRIDEVRTVSAYETDDPEVIVAEHVVAGTLPATGAVFTVPGLLVLRVRDGLITQVRDYMDTAALAAARG; via the coding sequence GTGCCGCACCCGGAAACCGCCCGCGTCCGTACCCCCCGTGAGGCCCTGGCCGCTTACCACCAGGCCATGCTCGACAAGTCCGCGGACGGTCTCGCGGATCTGTACGCGGCCGACGCGGTGCACGAGTTCCCCTTCACCGCCCCCGGCTTCCCGCCGCGCTACGAGGGCCGCGAGGCCGTACGCACCGGTTACCGGGCGGTCTGGGGCGCGAGCCCCGTACGGATCGACGAGGTCAGGACGGTGTCCGCGTACGAGACGGACGACCCGGAGGTGATCGTCGCCGAGCATGTGGTGGCGGGGACGCTGCCGGCCACGGGCGCCGTCTTCACCGTCCCCGGCCTGCTCGTGCTCCGGGTCCGCGACGGCCTGATCACCCAGGTCCGCGACTACATGGACACCGCGGCCCTCGCCGCGGCCAGGGGCTGA
- a CDS encoding TetR/AcrR family transcriptional regulator, translating to MTTPRETRADRRRATEARILEKAREEFAAKGFDRTTIRAVAGAAGVDPALVMQYFGSKRELFGRAVQVFAAPPPEGAGADAFADRMLATLGLKLGGLPEGTLAVLRSMLTDPAAAEHVRAALGGQIADAGAAVPAPDDRELRAALAVTTLLGVTIGHQLLGLSALREASPDRIAALLRPALNALAEPAP from the coding sequence GTGACCACGCCTCGGGAGACCCGCGCCGACCGCCGCCGCGCCACCGAGGCGCGCATCCTGGAGAAGGCCCGGGAGGAGTTCGCCGCCAAGGGGTTCGACCGGACCACCATCCGCGCGGTCGCGGGCGCGGCCGGTGTGGACCCGGCCCTGGTCATGCAGTACTTCGGCTCGAAGCGTGAGCTGTTCGGCCGGGCCGTGCAGGTGTTCGCCGCACCCCCGCCGGAGGGTGCGGGCGCGGACGCGTTCGCGGACCGCATGCTGGCCACGCTGGGCCTGAAGCTGGGCGGTCTGCCCGAGGGGACGCTCGCGGTGCTGCGGTCGATGCTCACCGATCCGGCGGCCGCCGAGCACGTACGCGCCGCGCTCGGCGGTCAGATCGCCGACGCCGGTGCCGCCGTCCCGGCCCCTGACGACCGCGAACTGCGCGCCGCCCTGGCGGTCACCACGCTGCTCGGTGTGACCATCGGTCATCAGCTGCTGGGGCTGTCCGCCTTGCGCGAGGCGTCGCCCGACCGCATCGCCGCGCTGCTCCGGCCGGCGCTCAACGCGCTGGCCGAGCCCGCGCCGTGA
- a CDS encoding EamA family transporter, whose translation MHASQGRSAGLGLALASAFAFGGSGVAAKPLIEAGLDPLHVVWLRVAGAALVMLPVAWRHRALVRSRPVLLLGFGLLAVAGVQACYFAAISRIPVGVALLVEYLAPALVLGWVRFVQRRPVTRAAALGVVLAVGGLACVVEVWAGLSFDVVGLVLALGAACCQVGYFVLSDQGGGAEPPHPVGVIAYGLLIGALVLTVIARPWGMDWSVLGGDTAMDGAAVPAWLLLVWIVLLATVIAYVTGVISVRLLSPAVAGVVACLEAVIATVLAWVLLGEHLAAPQLVGGALVLAGALIAQSSTPRPPSGPVAAGAGAPDVVGERADARL comes from the coding sequence ATGCACGCGTCTCAGGGGAGAAGCGCCGGCCTGGGACTCGCCCTCGCCTCGGCCTTCGCATTCGGTGGTTCTGGAGTGGCGGCCAAGCCGCTGATCGAGGCGGGACTCGACCCGCTCCACGTCGTCTGGCTGCGCGTCGCGGGCGCCGCGCTCGTCATGCTGCCGGTGGCCTGGCGCCACCGGGCGCTCGTGCGGAGCCGGCCCGTGCTGCTGCTCGGCTTCGGACTGCTCGCCGTCGCGGGCGTGCAAGCCTGCTATTTCGCCGCCATCTCCCGTATCCCGGTGGGCGTCGCGCTCCTCGTGGAATACCTCGCCCCGGCGCTCGTCCTCGGCTGGGTGCGCTTCGTGCAGCGGCGCCCGGTCACGCGGGCGGCGGCCCTCGGGGTCGTCCTCGCGGTCGGCGGACTCGCCTGCGTGGTCGAAGTATGGGCCGGGCTGAGCTTCGACGTGGTCGGGCTGGTCCTCGCGCTGGGCGCGGCCTGCTGCCAGGTCGGCTACTTCGTCCTCTCCGACCAGGGCGGCGGGGCCGAACCCCCGCACCCGGTCGGCGTCATCGCGTACGGACTGCTGATCGGCGCCCTCGTGCTCACCGTGATCGCCCGCCCCTGGGGCATGGACTGGTCGGTGCTCGGCGGCGACACGGCCATGGACGGCGCCGCGGTGCCGGCCTGGCTGCTGCTCGTCTGGATCGTGCTGCTGGCCACCGTCATCGCGTACGTCACCGGGGTGATCTCCGTACGCCTGCTCTCACCGGCCGTCGCGGGCGTCGTCGCCTGCCTGGAAGCGGTCATCGCGACCGTGCTCGCCTGGGTCCTCCTCGGCGAGCACCTGGCCGCCCCGCAGCTCGTCGGCGGCGCGCTCGTCCTGGCCGGCGCCCTCATCGCGCAGTCGTCCACACCCCGCCCGCCCTCCGGGCCGGTGGCCGCGGGGGCGGGGGCGCCGGACGTCGTCGGGGAGCGCGCCGACGCCCGTCTCTAG
- a CDS encoding DMT family transporter, translated as MSATTAPRATPEPCPAPSAPPPSATTPTDAPARRPALDWRLRFAALSLIWGFSFLLIKVGTNAYAPFQVTLGRLLSGTAVLAVVMVVKRERLPRSARTWGHLAVAAFFLNALPFSLFAYAELSIPSTLAGICNATSPLWGMALSLVALSEDRPTRRRVAGLGLGFLGVLTVLGAWQGFSGLDFSGTAMALLASLSYPIGWIYVRRTLAGSGASTLALTGSQLFLGAAQLAVVTPLFTTVPGSFPILPTLAVVALGALGTGLAVLLQYGLVNEVGPTTAQMVTYFIPVIATAAGVAVLGEQLSWNTPVGALVVLAGAALTQSRRRA; from the coding sequence ATGAGCGCCACGACCGCCCCGAGAGCCACCCCCGAGCCGTGCCCGGCACCGTCCGCACCGCCGCCCTCCGCCACCACCCCCACCGACGCCCCCGCCCGGCGGCCCGCCCTGGACTGGCGGCTGCGTTTCGCGGCGCTCTCGCTGATCTGGGGCTTCAGCTTCCTCCTGATCAAGGTGGGGACCAACGCCTACGCCCCGTTCCAAGTGACCCTGGGGCGGCTCCTGTCGGGCACGGCGGTCCTGGCGGTGGTCATGGTGGTGAAGCGGGAGCGGCTGCCGCGTTCGGCCCGGACCTGGGGCCACCTGGCGGTGGCGGCGTTCTTCCTGAACGCGCTGCCGTTCTCCCTGTTCGCCTACGCCGAGCTGTCCATCCCGTCCACGCTGGCGGGCATCTGCAACGCGACCTCGCCGCTCTGGGGCATGGCGCTGTCGCTCGTCGCCCTCTCGGAGGACCGGCCGACCCGCCGCCGCGTCGCCGGTCTCGGCCTCGGCTTCCTCGGCGTCCTGACGGTGCTCGGCGCCTGGCAGGGCTTCTCCGGGCTGGACTTCAGCGGCACGGCGATGGCGCTCCTGGCCTCGCTGAGCTATCCGATCGGCTGGATCTACGTGCGCCGGACGCTGGCCGGCAGCGGCGCGTCGACCCTCGCGCTCACCGGCAGCCAGCTCTTCCTGGGCGCCGCGCAACTCGCGGTCGTCACACCGCTGTTCACCACCGTCCCCGGAAGCTTCCCGATCCTGCCCACCCTGGCCGTCGTCGCGCTCGGGGCGCTGGGCACGGGCCTCGCGGTGCTGCTCCAGTACGGCCTGGTCAACGAGGTCGGGCCGACGACCGCGCAGATGGTCACCTACTTCATCCCGGTCATCGCCACGGCGGCCGGAGTGGCCGTGCTCGGGGAGCAGTTGAGCTGGAACACCCCCGTCGGCGCGCTCGTCGTCCTGGCCGGTGCCGCGCTCACCCAGAGCAGACGGCGCGCCTGA
- a CDS encoding PadR family transcriptional regulator, translated as MRSHGFEHGHAHGHGRGPYGPEGRRGGFEGQRAAFGPFGPPFGGGPFGGGRGRGGGRGRARRGDVRASILALLKDRPMHGYEMIQEIGERSGGAWRPSPGSVYPTLQLLEDEGLITSASEGGKKLFTLTDTGRTEAETGPEAPWEEAGRGVDWEGMNEVRQAGFGLMEAFGQVWKTGSADQRDKAVAVINEARKKLYLILADEH; from the coding sequence ATGCGTTCACATGGATTCGAGCATGGACATGCACATGGTCACGGGCGCGGCCCGTACGGCCCCGAGGGGCGACGTGGGGGTTTTGAGGGGCAGCGGGCGGCGTTCGGGCCGTTCGGGCCGCCGTTCGGCGGTGGGCCGTTCGGTGGTGGACGGGGCCGGGGTGGCGGCCGGGGGAGGGCGCGGCGCGGTGATGTGCGCGCGTCGATCCTGGCGCTGCTCAAGGACCGGCCGATGCACGGGTACGAGATGATCCAGGAGATCGGCGAGCGCAGCGGAGGGGCCTGGCGGCCCAGTCCCGGCTCGGTGTACCCGACCCTTCAGCTGCTGGAGGACGAAGGGCTGATCACCAGCGCGAGCGAGGGCGGCAAGAAGCTGTTCACGCTCACCGACACCGGCCGCACCGAGGCCGAGACCGGTCCCGAGGCGCCCTGGGAAGAGGCCGGGCGCGGGGTCGACTGGGAGGGCATGAACGAGGTCCGGCAGGCCGGGTTCGGTCTGATGGAGGCGTTCGGCCAGGTCTGGAAGACCGGCTCCGCCGACCAGCGCGACAAGGCGGTCGCCGTCATCAACGAGGCCCGCAAGAAGCTGTACCTCATCCTCGCCGATGAGCACTGA
- a CDS encoding DUF6188 family protein, whose translation MVSAEESPRRTRGPVGPEPSRDERHQDHRGLPARAGLDSNGEVALEAPVDLSHGTARANPSVLLNPESQDVAGALALFGANVLSAVAFKSGTLCLVFDTGHHLTCSSDPSCPRLKPQGAVLVERRHDVPIHRPYRQNRD comes from the coding sequence GTGGTGAGCGCTGAAGAGAGCCCCCGTCGAACACGAGGACCCGTGGGTCCTGAACCTTCGCGGGATGAGCGTCACCAGGATCACCGTGGACTTCCGGCTCGTGCTGGCCTCGACTCGAACGGGGAAGTCGCGTTGGAAGCACCCGTCGACCTCTCGCACGGTACAGCGCGCGCCAACCCGTCCGTGCTCCTGAATCCGGAGTCGCAGGACGTCGCGGGGGCACTCGCACTCTTCGGGGCGAATGTCCTGTCGGCGGTCGCGTTCAAGTCCGGCACCCTGTGTCTCGTCTTCGACACAGGCCACCATCTGACCTGCTCGTCCGATCCGTCTTGCCCCCGTCTGAAGCCTCAGGGGGCCGTACTGGTAGAACGCCGTCATGACGTACCGATTCACCGCCCGTACCGCCAGAACCGAGATTGA
- a CDS encoding DUF1152 domain-containing protein, with product MISLGEPAFFTRLRDAQRVLIAGAGGGFDVYAGLPLAFALRSAGKEVHLANLSFADLYGLDLDVWVDQDVAAIGPDTPLRGDYFPERTLARWLVTQELPPTVYAFPSIGVVPLRTAYRALIEHLGGVDAIVLVDGGTDILMRGDEHGLGTPEEDMASLAAVSGLDEVAHRLVACLGFGVDAYHGVNHSLVLENLAALDRDGSYLGAFSLLGAGREGALYLDAVAHAQRHTASHPSIVNGSVAAAVRGDFGNVRFTERTKDSELFVNPLMAMYFCVDLPGLARRNLYLGLLERTHLMRQVSTVIEEFRTALPRQRPPRTFPH from the coding sequence GTGATTTCTCTGGGGGAACCCGCGTTCTTCACCCGCCTGCGCGACGCGCAACGGGTGCTCATCGCCGGTGCGGGCGGCGGTTTCGACGTGTACGCCGGGCTGCCGCTCGCCTTCGCGCTGCGGTCGGCGGGCAAGGAGGTGCACCTCGCCAACCTGTCCTTCGCCGATCTGTACGGCCTGGACCTCGATGTGTGGGTGGACCAGGACGTCGCGGCCATCGGGCCCGACACCCCCCTGCGCGGCGACTACTTCCCTGAACGGACGCTCGCGCGATGGCTGGTGACGCAGGAGCTGCCGCCGACCGTGTACGCCTTCCCGAGCATCGGGGTCGTGCCGCTGCGGACGGCCTACCGGGCGCTGATCGAGCACCTCGGTGGTGTCGACGCGATCGTGCTGGTGGACGGCGGCACCGACATCCTGATGCGCGGCGACGAGCACGGTCTCGGCACCCCGGAGGAGGACATGGCGAGCCTCGCCGCCGTGAGCGGACTCGACGAGGTCGCGCACCGGCTGGTGGCCTGCCTCGGCTTCGGGGTGGACGCGTATCACGGCGTGAACCACTCGCTCGTACTGGAGAACCTGGCCGCTCTGGACCGGGACGGCTCCTATCTCGGCGCCTTCTCGCTGCTCGGGGCGGGACGCGAGGGCGCGCTGTATCTCGACGCGGTGGCGCACGCCCAGCGCCACACCGCGAGCCACCCGAGCATCGTGAACGGATCCGTGGCCGCTGCCGTGCGCGGTGACTTCGGCAACGTCCGGTTCACGGAGAGGACCAAGGACAGCGAGTTGTTCGTCAACCCGCTGATGGCGATGTACTTCTGTGTGGACCTGCCTGGCCTGGCCCGCCGCAATCTCTATCTCGGCCTGCTGGAACGGACTCACCTGATGCGGCAGGTGAGTACCGTGATCGAGGAGTTCCGCACCGCGCTGCCCCGCCAGCGTCCGCCGAGAACGTTCCCGCACTGA
- a CDS encoding pyridoxamine 5'-phosphate oxidase family protein yields the protein MPETASPQTTSPDASSSGYEPTDRTVPTRSRDRAAYDRETVHSILDAAYLCHLGFVRDGAPVVLPTLFGRVGERLYVHGSTGSRPLRTAGRSEEGLPVCLTVTHVDGLVLARSAFHHSLNYRSVVVHGTAYTVTDPEERRVALDAIVDQVVPGRSKDSRPADGKELAATAVVRLDLREVSAKIRTGGPNDDPRDLGLPYWSGVVPVAPAYGTPVPADDLDPSIGVPAYLP from the coding sequence ATGCCGGAGACCGCTTCCCCGCAGACCACGTCCCCGGACGCCTCTTCTTCCGGATACGAGCCGACGGACCGCACCGTACCCACCCGGTCGCGGGACCGCGCCGCGTACGACCGGGAGACGGTCCACTCGATACTCGACGCCGCCTACCTCTGCCACCTCGGCTTCGTGCGCGACGGCGCCCCGGTCGTGCTGCCGACGCTCTTCGGCCGGGTCGGCGAGCGGCTGTACGTGCACGGCTCGACCGGCTCGCGACCGCTGCGGACGGCCGGGCGCAGCGAGGAGGGGCTGCCGGTGTGCCTGACGGTGACCCATGTGGACGGCCTGGTGCTGGCCCGCTCGGCCTTCCACCACTCGCTCAACTACCGCTCGGTGGTCGTCCACGGCACCGCGTACACCGTGACCGATCCGGAGGAGCGGCGCGTCGCCCTGGACGCGATCGTGGACCAGGTGGTGCCGGGCCGCTCGAAGGACTCGCGCCCGGCCGACGGCAAGGAGCTGGCCGCCACCGCCGTCGTCCGGCTGGATCTGCGGGAGGTCTCGGCCAAGATCCGCACGGGCGGCCCGAACGACGACCCCCGGGACCTCGGCCTGCCGTACTGGTCCGGCGTCGTCCCCGTCGCCCCGGCCTACGGCACCCCGGTCCCGGCGGACGACCTGGACCCGTCGATCGGCGTACCGGCGTACCTGCCCTAG
- a CDS encoding MDR family MFS transporter, which translates to MTAAVTPETGAAGTTEGAASGMTRRQILQAMSGLMAGMFVAILASTVVSNALPRIIADLHGTQSSYTWVVTAELLAMTATVPIWGKLSDLYDKKLLIQLSLSMFVVGSLVAGFSHSVGLLIVSRVVQGIGAGGLTALAQVVMAAIIPPRELGRYSGIFGAVFAVGTVAGPLIGGVLVDTSWLGWRWCFFIGVPFALLAIVLLQLTLKLPTIRREVRIDYVGAVLIMSGVSSLLLWVTLAGNNFDWASWQTAALVSAGVVLLAAAVWVESRVAEPIIPLDIFRNRTVALTTVASLLVGVAMFGGTVFLSQYFQISLGKSPTIAGLMSLPMILGLMISTTVAGQIISARGKWKGFLIAGGVIMTAGMGLLSTIGADSSFALLSVYMVVLGVGVGMLMQNLVLAAQNDVPASELGAATSVLSFFRSLGGAIGTSALGAVLGHRVAEELEKGFGGAAGGGTGGGVPELSKLPEPARVIVENAYGVATADVFLIGAPFAFLALVAVLFIKEKPLRTQSGMERLAEETAAAQQAAPAAH; encoded by the coding sequence ATGACCGCTGCCGTCACACCCGAAACCGGCGCCGCCGGTACGACCGAGGGGGCCGCGTCAGGCATGACGCGCCGCCAGATACTCCAGGCCATGTCGGGCCTGATGGCCGGCATGTTCGTCGCCATCCTGGCTTCCACGGTCGTCTCCAACGCCCTGCCCCGGATCATCGCCGACCTGCACGGCACCCAGTCCTCGTACACCTGGGTGGTCACGGCCGAACTGCTCGCCATGACGGCGACCGTGCCGATCTGGGGCAAGCTCTCCGACCTGTACGACAAGAAGCTGCTCATCCAGCTCTCGCTGTCGATGTTTGTCGTCGGTTCGCTCGTCGCCGGCTTCTCGCACAGTGTCGGACTGCTCATCGTCAGCCGTGTCGTGCAGGGCATCGGCGCGGGCGGTCTCACCGCGCTCGCCCAGGTCGTGATGGCGGCGATCATCCCGCCGCGCGAACTCGGCCGATACTCCGGCATCTTCGGCGCCGTCTTCGCCGTCGGGACGGTCGCGGGCCCGCTGATCGGAGGGGTCCTGGTGGACACCTCCTGGCTGGGCTGGCGCTGGTGCTTCTTCATCGGTGTGCCGTTCGCACTGCTCGCGATCGTGCTGCTCCAGCTGACCCTGAAGCTGCCGACGATCCGCCGCGAGGTGAGGATCGACTACGTCGGCGCCGTGCTCATCATGAGCGGCGTCAGCTCGCTGCTGCTGTGGGTGACCCTCGCGGGCAACAACTTCGACTGGGCGTCCTGGCAGACCGCCGCGCTCGTCTCCGCCGGTGTGGTCCTGCTGGCCGCCGCGGTGTGGGTCGAGTCCCGGGTGGCCGAGCCGATCATCCCGCTGGACATCTTCCGCAACCGCACGGTGGCGCTGACGACCGTGGCGAGCCTGCTGGTCGGTGTCGCCATGTTCGGCGGCACGGTGTTCCTCTCGCAGTACTTCCAGATCTCGCTGGGCAAGTCCCCGACGATCGCGGGCCTGATGAGCCTGCCGATGATCCTCGGTCTGATGATCTCGACCACCGTGGCCGGCCAGATCATCTCCGCGCGGGGCAAGTGGAAGGGCTTCCTCATCGCGGGCGGCGTCATCATGACCGCGGGCATGGGCCTGCTCTCCACGATCGGCGCCGACTCCTCGTTCGCCCTGCTCAGCGTCTACATGGTGGTCCTCGGCGTCGGCGTCGGCATGCTGATGCAGAACCTCGTCCTGGCCGCCCAGAACGACGTGCCCGCCTCCGAACTCGGTGCGGCCACCTCGGTCCTGTCGTTCTTCCGCAGCCTCGGCGGCGCCATCGGTACGAGCGCGCTCGGTGCGGTCCTCGGCCACCGGGTGGCCGAGGAGCTGGAGAAGGGCTTCGGCGGGGCGGCCGGCGGCGGCACCGGCGGCGGTGTCCCCGAACTCAGCAAGCTGCCGGAGCCGGCGCGCGTCATCGTGGAGAACGCGTACGGCGTCGCCACCGCCGACGTCTTCCTGATCGGCGCCCCCTTCGCCTTCCTGGCGCTCGTCGCGGTCCTCTTCATCAAGGAGAAGCCGCTGCGCACCCAGAGCGGCATGGAGCGCCTGGCGGAGGAGACGGCGGCGGCCCAGCAGGCCGCGCCCGCCGCGCACTGA
- a CDS encoding LysR family transcriptional regulator produces MLNLERLRTLDALARLGSVSGAAEGLHVTTSAVSQQMAKLEREVGQQLLARNGRGVRLTDAGRLLADHAARILSQVELAQSDIEAQRGEVVGEIRLGAFPTAARGLFPATLLALRTGHPELRVRTLELEPEAGIRAVLRGDIDLAVVLDWSNKRLPVPGGLTRAELLDDAPDIAMPADHPLAGCSEVDLEDFADDDWVSWPEGEFCYDWLMFTLRSKGIEPRIAHLAGEHHTQLALIAAGMGVCVAPRLGRGPVPDGVRLVPVRQRMRRHVHAVWRTDADRRPSVRAAVAALREAGRGLEEPMGPES; encoded by the coding sequence ATGTTGAACCTGGAGCGCCTGCGCACCCTCGACGCCCTGGCCAGACTCGGTTCGGTCAGCGGCGCCGCCGAAGGGCTGCACGTCACGACGTCGGCCGTCTCGCAGCAGATGGCGAAGCTGGAGCGCGAGGTCGGCCAGCAGCTCCTCGCCAGGAACGGGCGCGGGGTGCGGCTCACCGACGCCGGCCGACTGCTCGCCGACCACGCGGCCCGCATCCTCTCGCAGGTCGAGCTGGCCCAGTCCGACATCGAGGCCCAGCGCGGCGAGGTCGTGGGGGAGATCCGGCTCGGCGCCTTTCCCACGGCCGCGCGCGGCCTCTTCCCCGCGACGCTGCTCGCCCTGCGCACCGGCCACCCCGAACTGCGGGTGCGCACCCTGGAGCTGGAGCCCGAGGCCGGGATCCGGGCGGTGCTCCGAGGCGACATCGATCTCGCGGTGGTCCTGGACTGGAGCAACAAACGGCTCCCGGTGCCCGGCGGCCTGACCCGGGCCGAACTGCTGGACGACGCCCCGGACATCGCCATGCCGGCGGACCACCCGCTGGCCGGGTGCTCCGAAGTGGACCTGGAGGACTTCGCGGACGACGACTGGGTGTCCTGGCCCGAGGGCGAATTCTGTTACGACTGGCTGATGTTCACGCTCCGCTCCAAGGGCATCGAACCGCGCATCGCGCACCTCGCGGGCGAGCACCACACACAACTCGCCCTGATCGCGGCCGGGATGGGAGTCTGCGTGGCGCCCCGGCTGGGGCGCGGTCCGGTGCCCGACGGGGTGCGGCTGGTGCCGGTGCGCCAGCGGATGCGCCGCCATGTCCACGCGGTGTGGCGGACGGACGCGGACCGGCGCCCCTCGGTCCGCGCGGCGGTCGCGGCGCTGCGCGAGGCGGGGCGGGGGCTGGAGGAGCCCATGGGGCCGGAGAGCTGA
- a CDS encoding TetR family transcriptional regulator: MSDDPPLGLRERKKRATRDALAGAALRMAADRGFEQVTVEAVTAAVGVSVRTFFNYFPCLEDAITRPVQETAERTRRAVLNAPEHLTALDALSEAIAQELASIEEDHERWELQLEVLKKSPALLPNFLAARGADETAMVAVVAERLGQDPETDLYPRLLAHAAVAAVRAAVEVWVATGRTRTFQSLYREAFASLAAGLKG, encoded by the coding sequence ATGAGCGACGACCCGCCCCTGGGGCTGCGTGAACGCAAGAAGCGCGCCACGCGTGACGCCCTGGCGGGCGCGGCGCTGCGCATGGCCGCGGACCGGGGCTTCGAGCAGGTGACCGTGGAAGCGGTCACGGCTGCCGTCGGGGTCTCCGTGCGCACGTTCTTCAACTACTTCCCGTGCCTGGAGGACGCGATCACGCGCCCCGTCCAGGAGACCGCCGAGCGGACCCGCCGGGCCGTGCTCAACGCGCCCGAGCACCTGACCGCGCTCGACGCCCTCAGCGAGGCCATCGCGCAGGAGCTCGCCTCCATCGAGGAGGACCACGAGCGCTGGGAGCTCCAGCTGGAGGTGCTGAAGAAGAGCCCGGCGCTGCTCCCCAACTTCCTGGCCGCCCGGGGCGCCGACGAGACCGCGATGGTCGCCGTCGTCGCCGAACGCCTCGGCCAGGACCCCGAGACCGACCTGTATCCCCGGCTCCTCGCGCATGCGGCCGTCGCCGCCGTGCGGGCCGCGGTCGAGGTCTGGGTGGCCACGGGCCGTACCCGCACCTTCCAGAGCCTGTACCGCGAGGCGTTCGCCTCGCTGGCCGCCGGTCTGAAGGGCTGA
- a CDS encoding aminotransferase class I/II-fold pyridoxal phosphate-dependent enzyme — protein MLGEYRISGRRAQEIAASVERGVGSGELPPGHVLPPMRELAARLEVNPNTVAAAYRTLRERGVIETAGRRGSRIRPRPASTARGSMRVEAPPGVRDLGDGSPDPALLPRLGEAFASVAEAYAREPGLYGQAAVDAEFAALARAAMDADGVPAGPVAAASGSLDAIERVLTAHLRPGDQVAVEDPGWGGLLDLVPALGMRPVPMALDEDGPLPDALEAALQAGARAVVITDRAQNPTGATVSADRAGRLRAVLARHPDVLLIEDDHGHAIVDQPLYPLAGSTGRWAFVRSVAKAYGPDLRVAVLTGDAVTVDRVAGRQRLGPGWVSRLLQRTVVHLWSTGAVDSREVARSYARRRDALVRALAERGVPAYGRSGMNVWVPVSDETGAVARLLQAGWAVAPGARFRIAAPQAVRITVSPLTDADIAPLADAVAEAAGPARPLSYG, from the coding sequence GTGCTAGGAGAGTATCGGATCAGTGGACGGCGTGCACAGGAAATTGCCGCCAGCGTCGAGCGCGGGGTCGGTTCGGGTGAGCTGCCGCCGGGGCATGTGCTGCCTCCCATGCGGGAGCTGGCGGCCCGCCTGGAGGTGAATCCGAACACCGTCGCGGCGGCCTACCGCACCCTGCGCGAGCGCGGGGTGATCGAGACGGCCGGGCGCCGGGGCAGCCGGATCAGGCCGCGCCCCGCGAGCACCGCGCGCGGTTCGATGCGGGTCGAGGCGCCGCCCGGGGTGCGGGACCTGGGCGACGGCAGCCCCGATCCGGCGCTGCTCCCGCGCCTGGGCGAGGCGTTCGCGTCCGTCGCCGAGGCGTACGCGCGCGAACCGGGGCTGTACGGGCAGGCGGCCGTGGACGCGGAGTTCGCCGCACTCGCGCGCGCCGCGATGGACGCCGACGGGGTGCCTGCCGGGCCGGTGGCCGCCGCCTCCGGTTCGCTGGACGCGATCGAGCGGGTGCTCACCGCCCACCTCAGACCCGGCGACCAGGTCGCGGTCGAGGACCCCGGCTGGGGCGGGCTCCTGGACTTGGTGCCCGCGCTCGGCATGCGGCCCGTGCCGATGGCGCTGGACGAGGACGGGCCGTTGCCGGACGCGCTCGAAGCGGCGCTCCAGGCGGGCGCGCGGGCGGTCGTTATCACGGATCGGGCGCAGAACCCGACCGGGGCCACGGTCTCCGCGGACCGGGCGGGGCGGCTGCGGGCGGTCCTCGCCCGGCACCCGGACGTCCTGCTCATCGAGGACGACCACGGCCACGCCATCGTGGACCAGCCGCTGTACCCGCTGGCCGGGTCCACGGGCCGGTGGGCGTTCGTCCGCTCGGTGGCCAAGGCGTACGGGCCGGACCTGCGGGTCGCGGTGCTGACCGGGGACGCGGTCACGGTCGACCGGGTGGCCGGCCGCCAGCGGCTCGGGCCCGGCTGGGTCAGCCGCCTGCTGCAACGGACCGTCGTGCACCTGTGGAGCACCGGCGCGGTGGACTCGCGCGAGGTGGCCCGGTCCTACGCCCGCCGCCGGGACGCCCTCGTCCGCGCGCTGGCGGAGCGCGGGGTTCCGGCGTACGGCCGCAGCGGGATGAACGTGTGGGTGCCGGTGAGCGACGAGACGGGGGCGGTGGCCCGGCTGTTGCAGGCGGGCTGGGCGGTGGCGCCCGGGGCCAGGTTCCGTATCGCCGCACCCCAGGCGGTCCGGATCACCGTCTCCCCGCTCACCGACGCCGATATCGCGCCGCTGGCCGACGCGGTGGCGGAGGCGGCGGGCCCGGCCAGGCCGCTGAGCTACGGGTGA